AAGCAGAGGGAgattttaaagttatttctgtaatatttgGGCGGCAGAGCAAGATTAAAACCTGGAGGATTGCACCCTTTTCTGAATGGTTAGGCAAATTCATGCAACATCGTTTTTCAAAGTTATTACAGCTATgtgtttgtaaaataaaattatgaatatattcctaataaaaattattaataaattggcccaaaaagaaaaattattaataaactGGCCCAGATCAAGGCTGGAGGTGAAACCCCATCAGAGCATCATCCCTGAGTGTCCCGGGTTGATAAGGaagagaattttttgggaaCCCCGTTGGGAACCGGCGTTCCCAAAGCTGTTCCCAACATCTCCTCAAGGCAAGACCTCTTTGTGCCTTCCCCAGATGACACCCCCGTGGCCACGGCCAAGAACATGCCTGGGGACAGTGCAGACCTGTTTGGGGACGGGGGCACCGAGGATGGCAGTGCCACCAACGGGCGCCTCTGGAGAACCGTCATCATCGGcgagcaggagcacaggatcGACCTCCAGATGATCAAACCCTACATGAGGGTGGTGACACACGGAGGTGAGCCCAAACCCCGGCGGCTCTGTCCCTCTGAGGGGACACCAAGGCTGGCTGGAGCctgtttggggggaaaatctttggggtttttggcagAGAAGCACGGAAGTGCTGAGATGGTGCTAAAAATGTTTAGTGATTGTGGAATTATCATCTGGAGGGACCATGCCAGcccctgggatgctccagggtCCACACAGGTGCAGTCAGGTTTGTTTCCAAAATCCTAGCAAAGCCAAGGAACAGCCCAGctttaaaacccccaaatcccttctctgaaccccaaacccacattATAACCAAAGCCAGGAGGAAATCTCACCGTGGAAGAGAGAAACGCTCACCTGGAACTGAGCAGAGACACAGAAACCACCCCAGGGCcaaatttcagtgctgttttttccctcagctgTCCCATTTTTGCCTGGAAAATGTcacttttgtggttttttgggcAGGGTACTACGGAGAAGGTCTCAACGCCATCATCGTCTTTGCCGCCTGCTACCTCCCTGACAGCAACCTGGCAGATTATCACTACATCATGGAAAACCTCTTCCTGTGAGTGCTCTGGGAgggacagcaggctgggggaAGCTCtggttgtgggtttttctgggtctggattgagGGAACCTGAGCCAGTAGTTCATGTTTGGGCTCAggtgtttattgtttcttatcagTACAGCAGTCTCGCTGCTGTGAGTTGGGCAGCTTTTCAccagaaggcacaaaatggccaacaatccCTTGTTACcaggtcttttaagactaaactgtccaattaagagctgacacctggattattttcccttttaacccaacaactgatcccaaagagTTCACAATGCAGATTTTTCCACCCAATtgcaaaatgccacccaaacccatggagaagcagcatgaagaagaagcccaggatgacaccctgtgccctccatctcccttccatccacaacacaccaaaaatcccaaaacctcaatttctcacccagtgacacacctacactgctctctataatccatttcacacttttgtggattctatcttgaagtctgggaaactttctccatggatgagggtcagagtcagtgctgccccgggggtcagggcaccccagagcagacagaggaaTATTCCcggtgccctgggtttgcacagGAAAGCACCGAACAGCTTCCCTGGAACCTCAGCggggagcaggctggggctgctgggacattggtgggacactggggggacactggggggacattggtGGGACATTGGTGGGACATtggtgggacactggggggacactggggggacattggtGGGACATTGGTGGGACATTGGTGGGACACtggtgggacactgggggacactggcGGGACATTGGTGGGACATtggtgggacactggggggacattggtGGGACATtggtgggacactggggggacactgctgggacactgggggcacATTGGTGGGACATTGGTGGGACATTAGTGGGACATTAGTGGGACATTGGTGCGACATTGATGGGACATTGGTGGGAGACTGGGGGGACATTAGTGGGACATTGGTGGGACATtggtgggacactggggggacactggggaggaCACTGGTGGGACATtggtgggacactgggggacactgggggaatTAGTGGGACATTAGTGGGACATTGGTGGGACATTTGTGGGACATtggtgggacactggggggacattggtgggacactggggggacattaGTGGGACATTGGTGGGACATTGGTGGGACATTTGTGGGACATtggtgggacactgggggacactggggggacattggtGGGACATtggtgggacactggggggacattggtgggacactgctgggacactggggggacactgggccCAGTTCCGAGTCCAACAAGGCCAAGCATCCAAGTATTGCAGTGGATTATGGCCAGGATGGACTCACTGTACCCAGCCTGGAGTGTGGCTGGGactctccctgctgggcagggcacagagtGCTGACCCCTGAGGGATCCCCCCGGAGACCAAagctcttcccagccctgcagaggggggctctgcagctgtttcagggtggcacaggggcacTTGAAGAAATCTAGaggatgtttttggggtctcacttGGGTTCCCTTCGGTGCCCCCTGGCAGGTATGTGatcagcagcctggagctgctggtggccgAGGATTACATGATCGTGTACCTGAACGGGGCCACGCCGCGCAGGAGGATGCCCGGCCTGGGCTGGCTCAAGAAGTGCTACCAGATGATCGACAGAAGGTGAGaaccctgctgctggggcctcTCCAAAGGAAAACCAGAGGCTGCTCTCCAACGGGAATGAGTCTGAGCCAGTCCCACATTCCCTACACCGGCCAGGTGCTGGAATGGACCTCAAAAATCACCTCATTGCActccccctgggcagggacacctcccacctgctccaagccctgtccaggaATATTTTGATTGATAATGATATTTCCAGAGAGCAGAGCGGAGCAGTGCTCCAcatcctgctgagctgggatgaGCTTCCCGAGGGGTTTTAGCTGGACAGAGCCAGCTgaggctgggcagcccctgggggagcccagcacagcacagggcgGTTCAGGAAATGTCCCTGGAATGTGACTCTGTCCCCTGACTCGTCCCCAGGCTGAGGAAGAACCTCAAGGCCCTGATCATCGTGCACCCCTCGTGGTTCATCAGGACTGTCCTGGCCAtctccagacccttcatcaGGTGAGCACAGGCTCAGCAGGGTTGGGGTGGAGGTTTGGAATCACAGAGTGATGGAGCATCCTCATTTGGAGGGGTCCACAGGgaccatccagcccagcccctggccctgcacaggcaccccacaaccccagcctggcccagagTGGtgcccaaaggctcctggagctctgggagggctgggatgggaccattccctggggaattCAGTGCCCAACatcctctgggggaagaacctttccctgatctccatcccaaaccccagaacctttccctgatctccaccccaaacccctaaacctttccctgatctccctcccaaaccccagaacctttccctgatctccatcccaaatctcagaacctttccctgatctccatCCCAAATCTCAGAACCTTTCCCTGACCTCCATCCCAAATCTCAGAACCTCTCCCTGATCTCCATCCCAAATCTCAGAACCTCTCCCTGATCTCCATCCCACCccccgggcacagccccagcccttccctgggttCTAATCCCACAAATCAGATTTTAAGCTCCCCCTTAGCCAGGGGTGACCAGGGTGAAGCTGTCCCTTGTCCTGcacccctcagtgccacctccagagGTGTTTTTGGAGCCCCTGGGGTGGCACggcctctctctctgtctctcccccTGCCAGTGTGAAGTTCATCAATAAGATCCAGTACGTgcacagcctggaggagctggagcagctcatccCCATGGAGCACGTGCAGATCCCAGAGTGTGTCCTGCAGTGAGTGCCAGAGGgaccctggggctctggggagggtcCCGagcccaaatccatggattgggaaggcagagcctgggcaagCCTGGTCCCAGCCGAGGgagagccccaggctggggcagctcagagcttctgccaccctcagcaaacaccaaaaaatgggACTaaaagggagcagcagcagctaaaggaggttttgtttttgttgcagATATGAAGAAGAGAGGATCAAGGCCAGAAAAGAAAGGTAAGATGACtttggggagggatggagagtGGCTCCTCTCCAAGGCCCACCCATCACCCCAGAAAGGCACTGGGgtctcctccttcccactggGGGATGGATTCCCAATGGGATTTGTGTTTACAGGGCAGAGGAGAAACAAGACATGGCTGAGAGGGAAAGGTAAGGACTCTGATTTACCTTTTCCTctgattttccttccctctgatTTACCTTTTCATCTGATTTACCCTCTCCTCTGATTTACCCTCTCCTCTGATTTACCTTCCCTCTGATTTACCCTTCCCTTTGGTTTATCCTTCTTTTTACCCTCTCTGTTACCCCCTCTATTTACCTTCCCTGTTTACCTCCCTTGTTTACCCTCTCCTGATTTACCCTTCTCTCTGATTTAGCCACCCCTCTGATTTACCTTCCCTCTGATTTACCTCCCCTCTGATTTACCCTTTTCTCTGATTTACCCTTTTCTCTGATTTACCTTTCCCTTGAAGACTCTTTGGGCAtgagagcagccccacagcctgggagcCCCCCTGGGATCCACCAGGACATTCCCAGGGTGTTCAGGATCTGATAAAGGCTGGAACTGTAGGGAAGGGAAATTCTGGAGGAGTTTGGCAGATGAAACCCTTCACCAGGATAACATGGCCTGGCTCTGGCCCTGAGCAGATACAGCCTCTCTTCTTATCCTAATTCctgagggggagcagggaaagatCCCCTGGATGAGGCTGAAATATTCCTGCGGCTCAGGGCAGAGCGGGGGGATTGGTTTGTGCTGGAGATTCATTATTTATCATACGCTggagatttatttatttttattatctcttCGCAGCATGCCCGTGCCCCCAGCAGAGGATCAGGAGACCAGGTTTGAGCTCTTGGTGTGGCTGGGTCCCATCCCGTGCCATTTGTGATCCGTGACCAGGACCCCCCATCCTGGTGTCACTTTGTCCCCTCTGCCCATGAAAGCCATGGCTGGCACCATCAGTGTCCCCAACACACTTCTGTGAACCGTTTCACTCaaattcactcttttttttgttgttgttgatgtGGTGGCAATAATCACATTTTTTACCTCAGTTTGCTGCCTGAAAATGCctcctgtctctttttttctgcccaGCATGTCCTGAGTGGGAGCAGCACGGAGGAatggagcagaaggagcagcctggagtCACCCACCTCAACGACCTCTGGGGACAAGAGCTTGCCACCACCTTCTTCCAAGCCCTGTAAATCCTGGAGcctgcctcctctgcctccaaGATGCAAAGTCCTTTGACCTCTTGGGAAtcactttccatttttttttttaaagaagaacaaaaaccaaacaacccccCAGAAAACGAAGCAAGAGCAGCACTTTACAGGTTCTGGTGTGTTTAGGGAATGGTCTGTGGAGAGCATTGCACAGTGCAGATACTCACTGTGTATCCTTGGAGTAAGtcaggagcagcctccagcccaTGAATCTCCAGCCCAGAGagagaatttattttggtttcaaTCGTGAACCTCCCCTTCACTCGCTGCTGGCCAGCATGGAGCACCCCCAGGCTCctccaggacaccccaaaagcTGAGAATAACCACCACAGGCAACGGGAAgagcttttccctccttttcccagccACTGTGAGTTTCTTCCAGAAGATTCCAAGCGCCCAAGgcctgggcagcactgccagcttcCACCGTTCCTCTGGAACTCATGCCCAGCAGGAAACCCCGCAGTTCTTCCATgggttttcctgtttttttcccgATTTATCTCACCCAGGTGCATGAGGCACCCCGGAGGGATCCCACAGAACCTTCTCCTGAGGGCACACACCCCAAAGGGTCGGGGTTTGGAAGGAGCTTTCCAGCACAGGGAAGTTCTCCAGG
The DNA window shown above is from Camarhynchus parvulus chromosome 28, STF_HiC, whole genome shotgun sequence and carries:
- the ATCAY gene encoding caytaxin isoform X2, with translation MGTTEATLRMENVDVKEEWQDEDFPRPLPEETGMESLGSPTEDETTSSPPNTLNFNGAHRKRKTLVAPEINISLDQSEGSILSDDFLDTPDDLDINVDDIETPDETDSLEFLGNGNELEWEDDTPVATAKNMPGDSADLFGDGGTEDGSATNGRLWRTVIIGEQEHRIDLQMIKPYMRVVTHGGYYGEGLNAIIVFAACYLPDSNLADYHYIMENLFLYVISSLELLVAEDYMIVYLNGATPRRRMPGLGWLKKCYQMIDRRLRKNLKALIIVHPSWFIRTVLAISRPFISVKFINKIQYVHSLEELEQLIPMEHVQIPECVLQYEEERIKARKERAEEKQDMAERESMS
- the ATCAY gene encoding caytaxin isoform X1; the encoded protein is MGTTEATLRMENVDVKEEWQDEDFPRPLPEETGMESLGSPTEDETTSSPPNTLNFNGAHRKRKTLVAPEINISLDQSEGSILSDDFLDTPDDLDINVDDIETPDETDSLEFLGNGNELEWEDDTPVATAKNMPGDSADLFGDGGTEDGSATNGRLWRTVIIGEQEHRIDLQMIKPYMRVVTHGGYYGEGLNAIIVFAACYLPDSNLADYHYIMENLFLYVISSLELLVAEDYMIVYLNGATPRRRMPGLGWLKKCYQMIDRRLRKNLKALIIVHPSWFIRTVLAISRPFISVKFINKIQYVHSLEELEQLIPMEHVQIPECVLQYEEERIKARKERAEEKQDMAERESMPVPPAEDQETSMS